In Zea mays cultivar B73 chromosome 7, Zm-B73-REFERENCE-NAM-5.0, whole genome shotgun sequence, the following proteins share a genomic window:
- the LOC100277794 gene encoding uncharacterized protein LOC100277794, whose protein sequence is MARPREEELVEAALVAAAAALIVSGVKRLVAPPEPVAPWWWPASLSVPSPALFLLLNVIIASIVVASVQPRRGGAAASASSGGAIDDEREARGDAAKRRRSKSKSKSKKRTAAEAAIPDGCYMALVVTGEPIETAAVMEEVAAADEDAAAEVNKRAEEFISAFRHHLRVDSFSSTTTRRSNARAAAPCSI, encoded by the coding sequence ATGGCGAGGCCGAGGGAGGAGGAGCTCGTGGAGGCCGCGCTGGTCGCGGCGGCCGCAGCGCTGATCGTGTCGGGCGTTAAGAGGCTGGTGGCGCCGCCCGAGCCCGTAGCTCCGTGGTGGTGGCCTGCGTCGCTCTCGGTGCCGTCTCCCGCGCTGTTCCTGCTCCTCAACGTCATCATCGCGTCTATCGTTGTGGCGTCCGTGCAGCCGCGGCGGGGAGGAGCGGCAGCTTCGGCGTCGTCCGGGGGAGCCATCGACGACGAACGGGAGGCGCGGGGAGACGCCGCGAAGAGGAGGAGGAGCAAGAGCAAGAGCAAGAGCAAGAAGCGGACGGCGGCCGAGGCCGCCATTCCAGATGGCTGCTACATGGCGCTGGTCGTTACGGGCGAGCCGATAGAGACGGCGGCGGTGATGGAGGAGGTGGCGGCAGCAGATGAGGATGCGGCCGCCGAGGTGAACAAACGGGCTGAGGAGTTCATCTCGGCGTTCCGGCACCACCTCAGGGTCGACTCCTTCTCGTCTACTACAACCCGGCGAAGCAACGCTAGAGCGGCGGCACCATGCTCTATCTAG
- the LOC100304167 gene encoding acyl carrier protein 3 has translation MASLTGSALSFARPVKAISIKSVSFSGLRKDNVAFRLQPVPQRFAVCCPAKKETVDRVCDIVKKQLALPEGTEVCGSSKFQDLGADSLDTVEIVMGLEEAFKITVEESSAQSIATVEDAANLIDELVAGAAKSC, from the exons ATGGCTTCCCTCACCGGATCCGCTCTCTCCTTTGCGAGGCCCGTCAAG GCAATCAGCATTAAGTCTGTCTCTTTCTCTGGTTTAAGGAAGGATAATGTAGCCTTCCGCTTGCAGCCAGTGCCACAAAGATTCGCAGTCTGCTGTCCT GCTAAAAAGGAGACTGTGGATCGGGTTTGTGATATTGTCAAGAAGCAGCTTGCACTTCCTGAGGGCACTGAGGTCTGTGGCTCCTCTAAGTTTCAAGACCTCGGCGCTGATTCGTTGGACACT GTTGAGATTGTTATGGGCCTTGAGGAGGCTTTCAAGATCACTGTAGAGGAGTCGAGCGCGCAGTCAATCGCAACTGTGGAAGATGCTGCTAATCTCATCGACGAACTTGTTGCAGGAGCAGCAAAATCGTGTTAA
- the LOC100282249 gene encoding SKP1-like protein 1B, with protein sequence MAAEAAAAGKEKMRTLVSSDFKKFDVEESVARESLIILNLMADCDDSDIPVFNVNANILDKVIAYCRKHASAPRADGGDAEPSAASNKASADDLKSFDAEFVDVDLVTLLELIKAADYLEINGLLDLTCQAVADMIKGKTPEEIRETFDIENDFTPEEEAKVRRENQWAFE encoded by the exons ATGGCGGCGGAAGCAGCGGCAGCGGGGAAGGAGAAGATGCGGACGCTAGTCAGCAGCGACTTCAAGAAGTTCGATGTGGAGGAGTCTGTGGCGAGGGAATCGCTGATTATCCTGAACCTGATGGCGGACTGCGACGACAGTGACATCCCGGTCTTCAACGTCAACGCCAATATCCTCGACAAGGTCATCGCGTACTGCAGGAAGCACGCCTCGGCGCCGCGCGCCGATGGCGGTGATGCGGAGCCAAGTGCTGCGAGTAACAAGGCCTCAGCGGACGATCTCAAGTCCTTTGATGCTGAGTTCGTCGATGTTGACCTGGTCACCctcttggagctcattaag GCTGCAGACTACCTGGAGATCAATGGGCTGCTGGACCTGACCTGCCAGGCCGTCGCGGACATGATCAAGGGGAAGACTCCAGAGGAGATACGCGAGACATTCGACATCGAGAATGACTTCACACCTGAGGAAGAGGCTAAAGTGAGGAGGGAGAATCAGTGGGCCTTTGAATGA